In one Pygocentrus nattereri isolate fPygNat1 chromosome 21, fPygNat1.pri, whole genome shotgun sequence genomic region, the following are encoded:
- the mrpl20 gene encoding 39S ribosomal protein L20, mitochondrial gives MVFLTLSCWTRSRGPDRYWKVQELLQNARHFRGRKNRCYKLAVRAVRRAFVYASKARKAKRRNMRTLWISRIAAASREHGMKYPVLMYNLVQCSVQLNRRVLSDLAITEPRTFRALATLARARQQEGLQVALGDGKEPPGVFSRITQLQ, from the exons ATGGTGTTTCTGACGTTGTCCTGCTGGACACGGAGTCGAGGGCCTGACCGCTACTGGAAGGTGCAGGAGCTGCTGCAGAATGCGCGG CACTTCAGAGGCAGGAAGAACCGATGCTACAAGCTGGCGGTCCGGGCGGTCCGCAGGGCCTTCGTCTACGCGTCAAAGGCGAGAAAAGCGAAGCGGCGCAACATGAGAACG CTGTGGATTTCTCGCATAGCTGCAGCTTCCCGCGAGCACGGAATGAAATATCCAGTTCTGATGTACAATCTGGTACAA TGCAGCGTCCAGCTGAACCGGCGGGTTTTGAGTGACCTGGCGATCACGGAGCCGCGGACGTTTCGGGCTCTGGCGACGTTGGCGCGGGCGCGGCAGCAGGAGGGCCTGCAGGTGGCGCTGGGCGACGGGAAAGAGCCGCCGGGTGTCTTCTCACGCATCACTCAGCTGCAGTGA